In Rahnella sikkimica, the following are encoded in one genomic region:
- the bssS gene encoding biofilm formation regulator BssS → MDRNDEVIQTHPLVGWDISTVDSYDAMMIRLHYLSSKDQTPEDAQVDRTLWLTTDVARQLINILEAGIEKIESNEYEYSDHRKH, encoded by the coding sequence ATGGACAGAAATGATGAAGTTATTCAGACACACCCGCTTGTAGGTTGGGATATCAGTACCGTCGACTCTTATGACGCCATGATGATACGTCTTCATTACCTGTCTTCAAAAGACCAGACACCCGAGGATGCACAGGTAGACAGAACTTTATGGTTAACTACCGACGTTGCCAGGCAGCTGATTAACATTCTCGAAGCCGGTATCGAAAAGATAGAATCTAACGAGTACGAATACAGTGATCACCGAAAACACTAA
- the trhO gene encoding oxygen-dependent tRNA uridine(34) hydroxylase TrhO translates to MPVLHNRISNEELRARMLAETEPRTTVSFYKYFQLEDPKAFRDALYISLTRLNVFGRIYVAKEGINAQISVPQSQYEAFKTELFSSHPALDNIRLNVALEDDGKSFWVLRLKVRDRIVADGIEDESFDPSNIGEYLKAEQVNAMIDDPDTLFVDMRNHYEYEVGHFDKAIEVPSDTFRDQLPMAVDMLKEDKDKKIVMYCTGGIRCEKASAYMLHNGFKNVYHVEGGIIEYARRAKEQGLPVKFKGKNFVFDERMGERISDDVIAHCHQCGAACDNHTNCKNDGCHLLFIQCPTCAAKFDGCCSEICMTELKLPVEEQRALRAGRENGIKIFNKSKGLLQTTMHIPAPEND, encoded by the coding sequence ATGCCAGTGTTACATAACCGAATTTCTAATGAGGAACTCAGAGCGCGTATGTTGGCTGAAACCGAGCCGCGCACGACAGTTTCTTTTTACAAATACTTCCAGCTCGAAGATCCGAAAGCCTTTCGCGATGCCCTGTATATCAGCCTGACACGCCTGAATGTGTTTGGCCGTATTTACGTGGCAAAAGAAGGCATTAACGCGCAAATCAGTGTCCCGCAGAGCCAGTATGAAGCGTTCAAAACCGAGCTGTTTTCCAGCCATCCGGCGCTGGATAACATCCGCCTGAACGTGGCGCTGGAAGATGACGGTAAATCCTTCTGGGTTCTGCGTCTTAAAGTGCGTGACCGCATTGTGGCGGACGGTATTGAGGATGAATCGTTTGATCCGTCGAACATCGGCGAATACCTGAAAGCCGAACAGGTCAACGCCATGATTGACGACCCGGACACGTTGTTTGTCGATATGCGCAACCACTACGAATATGAAGTGGGACATTTCGATAAAGCGATTGAAGTCCCGTCTGACACTTTCCGCGACCAGCTGCCGATGGCCGTTGATATGCTGAAAGAAGACAAAGACAAGAAAATCGTCATGTACTGCACCGGCGGTATTCGTTGTGAAAAAGCCAGCGCCTACATGCTGCATAACGGTTTTAAAAACGTATATCACGTTGAAGGCGGCATTATCGAATATGCGCGCCGTGCGAAAGAGCAGGGCTTACCGGTTAAATTCAAAGGCAAAAACTTTGTCTTTGATGAACGTATGGGCGAACGCATTTCTGACGATGTGATTGCGCATTGCCATCAGTGTGGTGCGGCGTGCGATAACCATACCAACTGCAAAAATGACGGCTGCCATCTGCTGTTCATTCAGTGCCCGACCTGTGCGGCGAAGTTCGACGGTTGTTGCAGCGAGATCTGTATGACAGAGCTGAAACTGCCGGTTGAAGAACAGCGTGCGCTGCGTGCTGGCCGTGAAAACGGAATAAAGATTTTCAACAAGTCCAAAGGGCTGTTGCAAACGACCATGCACATTCCGGCACCGGAAAACGACTGA
- a CDS encoding YceI family protein — protein MKKTTLGLTMASLLLAAGTASAANYKIDKEGQHAFIEFRIKHLGYSWLYGSFSDFDGGFTFDEKDPAADKVNVTINTTSVFTNHAERDKHLRSAEFLNVSKHPQATFKSTSVKKEGDNLAVTGDFTLNGVTKPLTLQAKLLGQGKDPWGGYRAGFEAAGTIALKDYGITTDLGPASQDVELIISVEGVQEK, from the coding sequence CTGAAAAAAACCACACTGGGACTGACAATGGCCTCCCTGTTACTGGCCGCGGGTACGGCAAGTGCCGCGAATTACAAAATCGACAAAGAAGGGCAGCACGCGTTTATTGAATTCCGTATCAAGCATCTGGGCTACAGCTGGCTCTACGGCAGTTTTAGCGATTTTGACGGCGGCTTTACCTTCGATGAGAAAGACCCTGCAGCGGATAAAGTGAACGTCACCATCAATACCACCAGCGTGTTCACGAACCATGCCGAGCGTGACAAGCATTTACGCAGCGCGGAATTCCTCAATGTAAGCAAGCATCCGCAAGCCACTTTTAAATCCACATCGGTGAAAAAAGAGGGCGATAACCTGGCCGTGACCGGTGATTTCACGCTGAATGGCGTGACGAAGCCATTAACTCTCCAGGCGAAATTGCTGGGTCAGGGTAAGGATCCGTGGGGCGGCTATCGCGCCGGGTTTGAAGCAGCAGGCACGATCGCGCTGAAGGATTACGGGATCACCACCGATCTGGGCCCGGCATCGCAGGATGTCGAGCTGATTATTTCAGTGGAAGGCGTGCAGGAGAAATAA
- the solA gene encoding N-methyl-L-tryptophan oxidase, with protein sequence MEYDLIIVGSGSVGSAAGYYATRAGLKVLMIDSAMPPHQAGSHHGETRLMRHAYGEGARYVPMLLRAQTLWNELAELSGEKVFHRSGVLNIGPEGSEFIGNVKNSAETYNLNTQSLSAAEIREKWPLFTLPDGYCGVFEPESGFLQSEMAISAYIRLAREAGCAQLFNCPADDIRWVEGGVEVSTIDGVYRGKKLAVTAGTWVTKILPELPVKPLRKVFAWFHADGRYSEENHFPAFTLETQQGDQYYGFPSVKDALKLGKHNGGQWITEPQERKPFGGFSQDGTESFNFFRHFLPGVGVSLRGVSCTYDMTADEDFIIDTLPGRENTLVISGLSGHGFKFASVLGEIVMHFANNHPIPFELQPFSLSRFN encoded by the coding sequence ATGGAATATGATCTCATTATCGTCGGCAGCGGTTCAGTCGGCTCGGCGGCAGGCTATTACGCCACGCGCGCCGGGTTGAAAGTGCTGATGATAGACAGCGCAATGCCTCCTCATCAGGCAGGCAGCCATCACGGCGAGACGCGACTTATGCGTCATGCTTATGGCGAAGGAGCCCGCTACGTTCCTATGTTGCTGAGAGCGCAAACGCTCTGGAATGAACTGGCGGAACTGAGCGGCGAGAAGGTCTTTCACCGCAGCGGCGTGCTGAATATTGGCCCTGAAGGTTCTGAATTTATCGGCAATGTTAAAAACAGTGCCGAAACCTACAACCTCAACACCCAATCACTCAGTGCGGCTGAAATCCGCGAGAAATGGCCGCTGTTCACTCTCCCTGATGGCTACTGCGGCGTTTTCGAACCGGAGTCAGGGTTTCTGCAAAGCGAGATGGCTATCAGCGCCTATATCCGCCTGGCGCGTGAAGCGGGCTGCGCACAACTGTTCAACTGCCCGGCGGATGATATCCGTTGGGTTGAAGGCGGCGTAGAAGTTTCCACAATCGATGGCGTTTACCGTGGCAAAAAACTGGCCGTGACGGCGGGTACCTGGGTAACGAAAATCCTCCCTGAATTGCCGGTAAAACCTTTACGCAAGGTTTTTGCGTGGTTTCATGCCGACGGCCGCTATAGCGAAGAAAATCACTTCCCGGCTTTTACGCTCGAAACCCAGCAAGGTGACCAGTATTACGGTTTTCCTTCCGTAAAAGATGCCTTAAAGCTCGGAAAACATAATGGTGGTCAGTGGATAACAGAGCCTCAGGAACGCAAACCTTTCGGCGGATTCAGCCAGGACGGCACCGAATCCTTCAACTTCTTCCGCCACTTTTTGCCGGGCGTTGGGGTGAGTTTGCGCGGTGTGTCATGCACTTACGACATGACTGCGGATGAAGATTTCATTATCGACACATTGCCGGGCAGAGAAAATACGCTGGTCATTTCGGGCTTAAGCGGTCATGGATTTAAATTTGCCAGTGTATTAGGTGAAATCGTGATGCATTTCGCTAACAATCATCCTATTCCTTTCGAGCTCCAGCCTTTTTCCCTTTCTCGCTTCAATTAA
- a CDS encoding LuxR C-terminal-related transcriptional regulator: protein MKLSIIEPCGFTRLGIFSYLIENNKLDIIDTVNISQALTSLTEFQPDVILVNMTQHCHNAELSLELKAFFEFRHSARIYCYIDANYPNCDEPIAITREVFVLNKQSLTQLLQEIAADPESFMPENNFGIPRTLFSDQEILVMGYWMSEMPNYRIARKLNISSRTVYVHKRHLAQKIKVRNRLEFCFIYNLIKYLFWPIDDVSAPPISRQIKDDLLMIYKAHS from the coding sequence ATGAAACTCTCTATTATTGAACCCTGTGGTTTTACACGGTTAGGAATTTTCTCTTATCTTATCGAGAATAATAAACTCGATATTATTGATACCGTGAATATCTCACAGGCACTGACTTCACTGACAGAATTTCAGCCTGACGTTATTCTTGTGAATATGACGCAGCACTGTCATAACGCTGAATTATCATTGGAATTGAAGGCCTTCTTTGAATTCCGCCATTCGGCCCGGATTTACTGTTATATTGATGCGAATTATCCTAACTGCGATGAACCTATTGCGATCACGAGAGAAGTTTTCGTTCTCAATAAGCAGTCACTGACACAATTATTACAAGAGATTGCCGCTGACCCTGAGTCCTTTATGCCTGAAAATAACTTCGGCATACCAAGAACCTTGTTCAGCGATCAGGAAATTCTGGTGATGGGATACTGGATGTCGGAAATGCCAAACTACCGGATTGCCCGAAAGTTAAATATCAGCAGCCGCACTGTCTATGTTCATAAGCGTCACCTGGCGCAAAAAATAAAAGTCAGGAACCGGCTGGAATTTTGTTTTATTTACAACCTGATAAAATATTTGTTCTGGCCGATTGACGATGTTTCCGCACCGCCCATTAGCCGTCAGATTAAAGATGATCTGTTAATGATCTACAAAGCACACAGCTAA
- a CDS encoding MarR family winged helix-turn-helix transcriptional regulator has product MKHTASEDVTPTEITETLLSVIRLMRKQVDAAMFAQGLSLARGKLLTAIAHEGTCRPAELALVLQQSPRTITDAIDAMDRDGLLVRKRHPTDRRSQLLELTEAGTQALEQVKKPKQEAIERLFDGLDLPARQQLMASLKSIEIHALRIEEEHKG; this is encoded by the coding sequence ATGAAACACACCGCTTCTGAAGACGTCACTCCAACAGAAATTACAGAAACGCTGCTTTCTGTAATCCGTCTTATGCGCAAACAAGTGGACGCTGCAATGTTTGCGCAGGGCCTTTCCCTGGCTCGTGGAAAATTACTGACGGCCATCGCACATGAAGGAACCTGCCGCCCGGCTGAGCTGGCTCTGGTGCTCCAGCAATCCCCCAGGACTATTACCGATGCGATTGATGCGATGGACAGAGATGGTTTACTGGTCCGTAAACGTCATCCGACAGACCGTCGCTCTCAACTGCTTGAATTAACGGAAGCCGGAACACAGGCATTAGAACAGGTAAAAAAACCGAAGCAAGAAGCCATCGAACGCTTGTTTGACGGGCTGGATTTACCAGCCCGTCAGCAACTGATGGCCTCTTTGAAAAGCATTGAAATACATGCGTTGCGCATCGAAGAGGAACATAAAGGCTAG
- the dinI gene encoding DNA damage-inducible protein I gives MRVEVTIDKTKPLPVGALDALSGELSKRINKQFSDRENKIQVRYAGANSLSVLGGAKTDRDLIEEILQETWESADEWFSNQNDG, from the coding sequence ATGCGTGTTGAAGTCACAATCGATAAAACCAAGCCTCTGCCAGTGGGCGCTTTAGACGCCTTATCAGGTGAATTGAGTAAAAGAATTAACAAACAGTTTTCAGACCGCGAAAATAAAATTCAGGTCCGTTATGCCGGTGCAAATAGCCTGTCCGTGCTGGGCGGAGCCAAAACAGATCGTGATCTTATCGAAGAAATTCTTCAGGAAACCTGGGAAAGCGCTGACGAATGGTTTTCAAATCAGAATGATGGGTAA
- a CDS encoding NADH:flavin oxidoreductase/NADH oxidase, with protein MSKLFEPISLGGLTLPNRIVIAPMCQYSSDEGKATSWHHAHLGQLSFSGAGLLILEATAVEAVGRISAQDLGLWNDETEVALKGLVDGLRENSNIPLGLQLGHAGRKASHAAPWKGGAQIPQSAGGWQSVAPSAIPFAEGTEAPAALSAERISELKKAYVDSVRRADRLGFDLLELHGAHGYLLHQFLSPLSNQRTDQYGGSLENRMRLLLEIFQEIRAAFPADKPVGVRISATDWVEGGWDLAQSIELAKALDKLCCSYIHVSSGGLSQQQKISVGPNYQVPFADSIKQHVKMPVIAVGLITEPEQAEAIVGTGQADMIALARGILYNPRWPWHAAAKLGAKVSAPKQYWRSEPHAVKGLFLPE; from the coding sequence ATGAGCAAGCTTTTTGAACCGATTTCTTTGGGCGGCCTGACGCTGCCTAACCGTATTGTTATCGCGCCAATGTGCCAGTATTCCTCCGACGAGGGAAAAGCGACATCCTGGCACCACGCGCATCTCGGGCAGTTGTCATTTTCGGGTGCAGGTTTGCTGATCCTCGAAGCCACCGCCGTGGAAGCCGTCGGGCGCATTTCAGCCCAGGATTTAGGACTGTGGAATGATGAAACCGAAGTCGCGCTGAAAGGGCTGGTCGACGGCCTGCGCGAAAACAGCAATATTCCTCTCGGTTTGCAACTCGGTCACGCAGGACGTAAAGCGTCTCACGCCGCACCGTGGAAAGGCGGCGCGCAAATTCCTCAGTCCGCCGGTGGCTGGCAAAGCGTGGCACCTTCCGCCATTCCTTTTGCCGAAGGAACCGAAGCACCCGCCGCGCTTTCTGCTGAGCGCATCAGCGAACTGAAAAAAGCCTACGTGGATAGCGTACGACGCGCCGACCGCCTTGGGTTTGATCTGCTGGAACTGCACGGCGCGCACGGTTATCTGCTGCACCAGTTCCTGTCTCCGCTTTCAAACCAGCGCACCGATCAGTACGGGGGTTCTCTGGAAAACCGTATGCGCCTGCTGCTGGAAATCTTCCAGGAAATTCGCGCGGCCTTCCCGGCTGATAAACCTGTGGGCGTGCGTATTTCCGCCACCGACTGGGTAGAAGGCGGCTGGGATCTGGCGCAATCCATAGAACTGGCCAAAGCATTGGATAAACTGTGTTGCAGCTACATTCATGTCTCCAGCGGCGGCCTGAGTCAGCAGCAGAAAATCTCCGTAGGGCCCAATTATCAGGTGCCTTTCGCCGACAGCATTAAACAACACGTTAAAATGCCGGTCATCGCCGTCGGTTTGATCACTGAACCGGAACAGGCCGAAGCCATTGTCGGTACCGGACAGGCAGATATGATCGCACTGGCTCGCGGTATTTTGTATAACCCGCGCTGGCCGTGGCATGCTGCCGCAAAACTGGGGGCAAAAGTGAGCGCGCCAAAACAATACTGGCGCAGCGAACCCCACGCGGTGAAAGGGTTATTCCTGCCTGAATAA
- a CDS encoding cytochrome b, which yields MFWKNTTVRFGHISILIHWIVALAVYGLFALGLWMVGLGYYDTWYHRAPEIHKSIGVLVFAAMVFRLAWRFISPPPKPLDSYSTKTRLGAWLAHLLLFAGLFGILLSGYLISTAEGQPVSVFGWFDIPATLFGLDQQADIAGTVHLWMAWGIVIISAFHALAALKHHFIDRDSTLTRMLGR from the coding sequence ATGTTTTGGAAAAATACGACTGTGCGCTTCGGGCATATTTCAATTCTGATCCACTGGATCGTCGCGCTGGCCGTTTACGGTCTTTTTGCGCTGGGATTGTGGATGGTCGGACTGGGCTATTACGACACCTGGTATCACCGTGCGCCGGAAATACATAAAAGCATCGGCGTGCTGGTTTTCGCGGCTATGGTATTCCGGCTGGCGTGGCGCTTTATTTCGCCGCCGCCCAAACCGCTGGACAGCTACAGCACCAAAACCCGCCTCGGCGCGTGGCTTGCGCATCTTCTGCTCTTTGCCGGCCTGTTCGGGATCCTGCTGAGCGGCTATCTCATTTCCACCGCCGAAGGGCAGCCGGTCAGCGTATTTGGCTGGTTTGATATTCCGGCTACGCTGTTCGGGCTGGATCAACAGGCGGATATCGCCGGCACCGTGCATCTGTGGATGGCGTGGGGGATTGTGATTATCTCTGCGTTCCACGCACTGGCCGCACTTAAACATCATTTCATCGACCGCGACAGCACGCTGACCCGCATGCTGGGGCGCTGA
- a CDS encoding AI-2E family transporter gives MRKTIVTTQGLKIVVMMAMLVVIFAGIKSASDIIVPFILALFLAFVLNPLIVLLGKCRVPRALAVLLVATVVICLMVFLTTKLLVTLNEFARTLPQYRGLIVEKLSYLETLLGQNDLTLSPEQLASYIDPAATLNLVSKLISYLSNAMAGLFLLLMTVAFMLLEVPQLPYKIEQMSDEPGKGMTNVQRALDSVTRYLVIKTLISVVTGLAVWALLAATGIRFAFLWGMLAFALNYIPNIGSFLAAIPPVIQAFLFNGFSEGVIVAGGYVLINLVFGSIIDPKILGRGLGLSTLVVFMSLIFWGWLMGPVGMLLSVPLTIVLKIALEPTAAGHKIAVLLGDGAAVKR, from the coding sequence TTGCGTAAAACGATCGTGACAACTCAGGGACTGAAAATCGTCGTAATGATGGCGATGCTGGTAGTGATTTTTGCGGGGATCAAATCCGCGTCGGACATCATCGTGCCGTTCATTCTGGCGCTGTTTTTAGCTTTTGTTTTAAATCCGCTGATTGTTCTGCTGGGAAAATGCCGGGTGCCACGTGCACTCGCCGTTTTGCTGGTGGCGACGGTGGTGATTTGTCTGATGGTTTTCCTGACCACCAAATTGCTGGTGACGCTCAATGAATTTGCCCGCACGTTACCGCAATATCGCGGGCTGATTGTTGAGAAACTGAGTTATCTCGAAACGTTATTGGGGCAAAACGACCTGACATTATCGCCGGAACAACTGGCCAGTTATATCGATCCGGCAGCGACATTAAATCTGGTGAGTAAGTTAATCAGCTATTTATCCAACGCGATGGCGGGCTTGTTTCTTTTACTGATGACGGTGGCTTTTATGCTGCTCGAAGTGCCGCAACTGCCGTATAAAATTGAACAAATGTCAGATGAACCGGGAAAAGGCATGACGAACGTGCAGCGGGCGCTCGACAGCGTGACGCGCTATCTGGTGATCAAAACGTTAATCAGCGTGGTGACCGGTCTGGCGGTCTGGGCGCTGCTGGCGGCAACCGGGATCCGGTTTGCATTCCTGTGGGGAATGCTGGCGTTTGCACTGAATTACATCCCGAATATTGGTTCTTTTCTGGCGGCAATCCCGCCGGTTATTCAGGCATTTTTGTTCAACGGTTTTAGTGAAGGGGTCATTGTTGCAGGCGGATATGTGCTGATTAACCTTGTTTTTGGCAGCATTATCGATCCGAAAATTCTGGGGCGCGGGCTGGGGCTCTCGACGCTGGTGGTGTTTATGTCTCTGATTTTCTGGGGATGGCTAATGGGCCCGGTCGGAATGCTGCTCTCGGTGCCACTGACGATTGTCTTGAAAATAGCGCTTGAACCGACGGCCGCCGGGCACAAGATTGCCGTGCTGTTGGGCGATGGTGCAGCAGTAAAACGCTAG
- a CDS encoding efflux RND transporter permease subunit — protein sequence MLEQFIKRPRFAVVIALVTALIGAVALKVIPVEQYPDITPPVVSVSAVYPGASARDVAESVAAPIEAQVNGVSNMLYMSSNSGNNGSYSLTITFASGTDPDTAAVEVQNRISQVSSQLPPEVLNTGVSVRKQASNILLGISLLSPKHTHDMLFISNFASIQLRDALARIDGVGDVRVFGSRDYSMRIWLDPRKMEALDVSSMEISSAIQSQNVQAAAGQVGASPSPSMQQQTLTISGAGRLSTPEAFGNIIVRKNANGGTVRLHDVARIELGAQDYQVNATLNQTPSAFLSVYPAPGANALNVANAVRAEMERQASYFPDDLTYEIKFDSTQFVSATLDEIVVSLVLTFIVVLTIVYLFLQSMRATFIVALTIPVSLLGTFAVLYIFGYSANTLSLFAIILALTVVVDDAIVVVENVERLMVDDPSLGRVAATRLALKQIAGPVIATTVVLLAVFVPIAVLPGITGALYRQFAVTLSAAVVLSSINALTLTPALCATLLKPRPEKPARFFQLFNNGLDSVRDTYVKAARGISRNVLTSIVSVMVIAGLCVWGYSSLPKSFLPDEDQGYFFVNVQLPDGASLNRTDGVIGQMKAILGKDDAVEDVIAISGFSLLSGGSSPNSAFGIVLLKPWGERSRVDQVIGRLQPAMAGIPSAIIMAINPPAISGLGTASGLDLRLQALRGQSPQELAATGQALIQAANQDPQLSRVFTTFSASVPEIALSVDRDRAAQLQVPVSRIFGTLQTSLGGINVSDFIINNRLFNVQMQNEMEDRQRADQISTLTVRSDNGSLVSLGKMVSLTPSLGAPFITQYNQFPSLAISGSAAPGVSSGEAMEQMEHILSEKLPAGYGYQWTGMSLQEIQAGGQAILIYAAALLFAYLFLVAQYESWSIPLVVMISVIFAVFGAIGGLHLAGLSNDVYAQIGMVLLIGLAAKNAILIVEFSKARSEEGATIREAAQEGAKQRFRAVMMTAISFILGVLPLVLASGAGAMSRHIIGVTVFSGMLLSTTVGILFIPSLYVHIQRLREWVKSR from the coding sequence ATGCTCGAGCAATTCATTAAAAGACCACGCTTTGCGGTGGTCATCGCGCTGGTTACGGCGCTGATTGGTGCCGTGGCGCTCAAAGTGATCCCGGTGGAACAATATCCGGACATCACGCCACCCGTTGTTTCTGTCAGTGCGGTTTATCCCGGCGCCAGTGCGCGTGACGTGGCGGAATCTGTTGCCGCGCCCATTGAGGCGCAGGTCAACGGCGTTAGCAATATGCTGTATATGTCGTCAAACAGCGGCAACAACGGCAGTTACTCGCTAACTATTACCTTTGCCAGCGGAACGGATCCTGATACGGCGGCGGTGGAAGTACAGAACCGTATTTCTCAGGTCAGTTCTCAGCTCCCGCCGGAAGTGCTGAATACCGGCGTTTCCGTGCGTAAGCAGGCGTCCAATATTTTACTCGGCATCAGCCTGTTATCCCCGAAACATACCCACGACATGCTGTTTATCAGCAACTTCGCCAGCATTCAGCTGCGTGATGCCTTAGCGCGTATCGACGGCGTTGGTGATGTTCGCGTGTTTGGTTCCCGTGACTACAGCATGCGAATCTGGCTTGATCCCCGCAAGATGGAAGCGCTGGATGTCAGCAGCATGGAAATCAGTTCGGCAATTCAGAGCCAGAACGTGCAGGCGGCAGCGGGTCAGGTTGGTGCGTCGCCAAGTCCGTCCATGCAGCAACAAACGCTGACCATCAGCGGAGCCGGACGTCTGAGTACGCCGGAAGCGTTCGGCAATATTATTGTGCGCAAAAATGCCAATGGCGGAACGGTGCGTTTGCATGACGTCGCGCGGATTGAACTGGGCGCGCAGGATTATCAGGTCAACGCCACGCTGAATCAGACGCCTTCTGCCTTCCTGTCGGTTTATCCGGCTCCGGGTGCGAATGCGCTGAATGTCGCGAACGCGGTGCGCGCAGAAATGGAACGTCAGGCGAGCTACTTCCCGGACGATCTGACCTATGAAATCAAATTCGATTCCACCCAATTTGTCAGCGCGACGCTGGATGAAATCGTCGTTTCTCTGGTGCTGACGTTCATCGTCGTTCTGACTATTGTTTACCTGTTCCTGCAAAGTATGCGCGCTACGTTCATTGTTGCGCTGACCATTCCTGTCTCTTTGCTGGGCACCTTTGCCGTGCTCTACATTTTTGGCTATTCGGCCAATACCCTGAGCCTGTTCGCGATTATTCTGGCGCTAACGGTCGTTGTCGATGATGCGATTGTCGTGGTCGAAAATGTCGAAAGGCTGATGGTCGACGATCCGTCGCTCGGGCGCGTGGCCGCAACCCGCCTGGCGCTGAAACAAATCGCCGGACCGGTTATTGCTACCACCGTGGTGCTGCTGGCGGTGTTTGTGCCGATTGCTGTGCTGCCGGGCATTACCGGTGCACTTTACCGCCAGTTTGCCGTCACACTTTCTGCGGCGGTGGTACTTTCCAGTATTAACGCATTAACGCTGACGCCTGCACTGTGCGCGACATTACTCAAGCCTCGTCCGGAGAAACCTGCGCGCTTCTTCCAGCTCTTCAATAACGGGCTGGACAGCGTGCGGGATACCTACGTTAAAGCCGCGCGCGGGATCAGCAGAAATGTGCTGACCAGCATTGTGAGCGTGATGGTGATTGCCGGTTTGTGCGTATGGGGCTACAGCAGTTTGCCGAAATCGTTCCTGCCGGATGAAGATCAGGGCTATTTCTTCGTGAATGTCCAGCTACCTGACGGCGCATCCCTAAACCGTACCGACGGCGTTATCGGGCAGATGAAGGCCATTCTCGGGAAAGATGACGCGGTTGAAGATGTGATTGCGATTAGCGGATTCAGCCTGCTGAGCGGCGGGAGTTCGCCGAATTCTGCATTCGGTATTGTTTTGCTGAAACCCTGGGGTGAGCGCAGCCGTGTGGATCAGGTCATCGGACGCTTACAACCTGCGATGGCGGGCATTCCCTCTGCAATCATTATGGCCATAAACCCGCCAGCCATTTCCGGGCTGGGCACGGCATCCGGGCTGGATTTACGTTTACAGGCACTGCGGGGGCAATCACCGCAGGAACTGGCGGCGACCGGACAAGCGCTGATTCAGGCGGCGAATCAGGATCCGCAGCTGAGCCGTGTCTTTACAACGTTCAGTGCGTCAGTACCTGAAATTGCGCTGAGCGTGGATCGTGATCGCGCCGCGCAGTTACAGGTTCCGGTCAGCCGTATATTTGGTACGCTCCAGACATCGCTTGGCGGGATTAACGTCAGCGATTTCATCATCAATAACCGTCTGTTTAACGTGCAGATGCAAAATGAGATGGAAGACCGTCAGCGTGCAGATCAAATCTCAACGCTGACCGTACGCAGCGATAACGGTTCGCTGGTCAGTCTGGGGAAAATGGTCAGTCTGACGCCGTCCCTCGGCGCGCCGTTTATTACGCAATATAACCAGTTCCCGTCACTGGCAATCAGCGGTTCTGCTGCGCCAGGCGTCAGTTCCGGGGAAGCGATGGAACAAATGGAGCATATCCTGAGCGAGAAACTGCCCGCCGGTTATGGCTATCAGTGGACCGGTATGTCGTTACAGGAAATTCAGGCGGGCGGTCAGGCTATCCTGATTTATGCCGCCGCACTGCTTTTCGCTTATCTGTTCCTGGTCGCACAGTATGAAAGCTGGAGCATACCGCTGGTGGTGATGATTTCGGTGATTTTTGCGGTGTTTGGTGCGATCGGCGGCCTGCATCTGGCCGGACTCAGTAACGACGTATATGCTCAGATTGGTATGGTGTTGTTAATTGGCCTGGCGGCGAAAAATGCCATTCTGATTGTCGAGTTTTCGAAAGCCAGAAGTGAAGAGGGCGCAACCATCCGGGAAGCGGCGCAGGAAGGCGCAAAACAACGTTTCCGTGCCGTCATGATGACTGCGATCTCGTTCATTCTGGGCGTGTTGCCGCTGGTCCTGGCGTCGGGTGCTGGCGCGATGAGCAGGCACATTATTGGTGTCACGGTATTTAGCGGAATGTTGTTGTCCACGACGGTGGGGATCCTGTTCATTCCGTCGCTGTATGTGCACATCCAGCGTTTGCGGGAATGGGTGAAATCTCGTTAA